From the genome of Kaistella daneshvariae, one region includes:
- the dusB gene encoding tRNA dihydrouridine synthase DusB, giving the protein MIKIGNIELPEFPLLLAPMEDVSDPPFRKLCKMHGADMMYSEFISSEGLIRDAMKSRKKLDIFDYERPVGIQIFGGDEEAMALSAKIVETVNPDIVDINFGCPVKKVVCKGAGAGVLKDIDLMIRLTKAVVNSTHLPVTVKTRLGWDTESINIMEVAERLQEVGVKALTIHARTRAQMYKGEADWNYIHKVKNNPNIEIPIFGNGDIDSAQKAWEYKNKFDCDGIMIGRGAIGYPWIFNEVKHFFATGEILPEPTITQRLEAVRQHAEWSKDWKGERLGLIEMRQHYSNYFRGIPHFKDFRQKFLEVFTLQEMDAVIAEADEFYKNFEVANG; this is encoded by the coding sequence ATGATAAAAATCGGCAATATAGAGCTGCCAGAATTTCCGTTGTTGCTTGCGCCAATGGAAGATGTTTCAGATCCTCCCTTTCGCAAACTCTGCAAAATGCACGGCGCAGATATGATGTATTCGGAATTTATTTCTTCCGAAGGCTTAATTCGTGATGCGATGAAAAGCCGCAAAAAACTCGATATTTTTGATTACGAAAGACCCGTCGGCATTCAGATTTTCGGTGGTGATGAAGAAGCCATGGCCCTTTCCGCAAAAATTGTGGAAACCGTAAATCCGGATATTGTAGACATCAATTTTGGTTGTCCTGTGAAAAAAGTTGTCTGCAAAGGCGCCGGCGCCGGCGTTTTGAAGGATATCGATTTAATGATTCGACTCACGAAAGCGGTCGTGAATTCGACACATCTGCCCGTAACGGTGAAAACGCGTTTGGGCTGGGACACGGAAAGCATCAATATTATGGAAGTTGCTGAAAGACTGCAGGAAGTTGGTGTAAAAGCGCTCACCATTCACGCCAGAACCCGCGCACAAATGTACAAAGGTGAAGCCGACTGGAATTACATTCATAAAGTAAAAAACAATCCGAATATCGAAATTCCGATTTTCGGAAACGGTGACATCGATTCAGCGCAAAAAGCCTGGGAATACAAAAATAAATTCGACTGCGACGGTATTATGATCGGCCGTGGCGCCATCGGTTATCCGTGGATTTTTAATGAAGTAAAACATTTTTTTGCCACCGGAGAAATTTTGCCGGAACCCACCATTACACAAAGGCTGGAAGCGGTGCGTCAGCACGCAGAATGGAGCAAAGATTGGAAAGGTGAAAGATTGGGCTTGATAGAAATGCGCCAACATTACAGCAATTATTTCCGTGGAATTCCGCATTTCAAAGATTTCCGCCAGAAGTTTCTGGAAGTTTTCACTTTACAAGAAATGGATGCGGTTATCGCCGAAGCTGATGAATTTTACAAAAATTTTGAGGTTGCGAATGGATGA
- a CDS encoding ABC transporter permease codes for MRNIFLITKREYLTQVKKKSFVILTLLGPVLMIGFGLLIAFMFKANESTSTFNVVDKSGLFINKLKGNAQIKYVFVPAENEKSLEVTLKDMDGIEGLLVIPALQNNNFDQLQKETKLLINKKIGFDTKTTVASDLAKIIRTEKIKTLGISESQMTDLEKNFELNTKNVVDNKSTDSDLSFGVKSGLALVLMYAVFMFIIIYGVRVMRSVLEEKNNRVVEIIISSVKPFELMMGKILGVTLVALTQFSIWITMAVLGALFLNTGFAAMKNQIPGGEQAEMIQKFDFKQTAGEVSHILLDMNVPVIIAVFIVFFLLGYIFYSSMYAAIGSAVDNETETQQFTLFAIIPLMLGMYGSFTIMNNPEGPLGFWLSMIPFTSPVAMIARIPFGVPVWQILVSVLLLLLSTLLMVYIAAKVYRVGILMYGNKASAKELWKWIRS; via the coding sequence ATGAGAAATATATTTCTGATCACGAAAAGAGAATATTTAACCCAGGTTAAGAAAAAATCTTTCGTTATTCTGACGCTCTTAGGTCCGGTTTTAATGATTGGTTTCGGGCTGCTGATCGCCTTTATGTTTAAAGCGAACGAAAGCACGAGCACTTTTAATGTCGTCGATAAAAGCGGACTTTTTATAAATAAACTGAAAGGTAATGCGCAGATCAAATATGTTTTTGTCCCAGCGGAAAATGAAAAATCATTGGAGGTCACGCTGAAAGACATGGACGGAATTGAAGGTTTACTCGTGATTCCGGCGCTGCAGAATAATAATTTTGATCAATTACAAAAAGAAACGAAACTGCTGATCAACAAAAAAATCGGCTTTGATACGAAAACGACTGTAGCCTCTGATTTGGCGAAAATCATCCGAACTGAAAAAATAAAAACGCTGGGAATTTCGGAAAGTCAGATGACGGATTTGGAAAAAAATTTCGAGCTGAACACCAAAAATGTCGTGGACAATAAAAGCACGGACAGCGACCTGTCTTTCGGGGTAAAATCAGGTCTCGCGCTGGTGCTGATGTACGCGGTTTTCATGTTTATCATCATTTACGGTGTTCGCGTGATGCGCAGCGTTTTAGAAGAAAAAAACAACCGTGTCGTAGAAATCATCATTTCTTCCGTGAAACCGTTTGAACTCATGATGGGAAAAATTTTGGGCGTAACGTTGGTGGCTTTAACGCAGTTCAGCATTTGGATTACAATGGCAGTTTTAGGTGCTTTATTCCTGAACACGGGATTTGCAGCGATGAAAAACCAAATTCCTGGTGGTGAACAAGCGGAAATGATTCAAAAATTTGATTTTAAGCAAACGGCAGGTGAAGTTTCTCATATTCTTCTGGATATGAACGTTCCCGTGATTATCGCGGTTTTTATCGTTTTCTTTTTGTTGGGTTATATTTTTTACAGCTCGATGTACGCGGCAATTGGTTCTGCGGTGGACAACGAAACAGAGACGCAGCAGTTCACTCTTTTCGCCATCATTCCACTGATGTTGGGAATGTACGGCAGTTTCACGATTATGAACAATCCCGAAGGTCCGCTGGGTTTCTGGCTTTCGATGATTCCATTTACGTCGCCCGTGGCGATGATTGCGCGGATTCCGTTTGGCGTGCCGGTATGGCAGATTTTGGTATCCGTACTATTGCTTCTGCTTTCCACTTTGTTAATGGTTTATATTGCCGCAAAAGTGTATCGCGTGGGGATTCTGATGTACGGAAATAAAGCCAGCGCAAAAGAACTTTGGAAATGGATCAGAAGCTAA
- a CDS encoding ABC transporter ATP-binding protein, producing the protein MLKAENVTKTYNAGKKLALEDFSINVPESSIYGLLGPNGAGKTTFIRIINQITQADSGEVFINGQKLNPEHIRQIGYMPEERGLYKNMTVGDQILYFGELKGMSKNDALQQAKYWFEQLEIDQWWKKKLSELSKGMAQKIQFVVTVLHRPKLLILDEPFSGFDPVNANLIKDQILNLKKNGTTIILSTHRMESVEEMCDYVALINQAKKVLDGKVFDVREQFKKNIFNVTLADVSLERFEQFKKQFDIHHFSTENDLISFDLKNDSDQHLLLNEMMKVGKIRSFDEKIPSMNEVFINAVSGNQAEILI; encoded by the coding sequence ATGCTGAAAGCTGAAAATGTAACCAAAACTTATAATGCCGGCAAAAAACTGGCGCTCGAAGATTTCTCGATAAACGTGCCGGAAAGCAGTATTTACGGACTTCTTGGTCCGAACGGCGCCGGAAAAACCACTTTTATCCGGATTATCAATCAGATTACGCAAGCCGATTCCGGTGAGGTTTTTATCAACGGTCAAAAGCTGAATCCCGAGCACATCCGCCAAATCGGTTATATGCCGGAAGAACGCGGACTCTATAAAAACATGACCGTTGGCGACCAGATTCTATATTTTGGTGAGCTGAAAGGAATGTCTAAAAATGATGCGCTGCAGCAGGCAAAATATTGGTTTGAGCAGCTGGAAATCGACCAATGGTGGAAGAAAAAACTCAGCGAACTTTCCAAAGGAATGGCGCAGAAAATACAGTTTGTGGTGACGGTTTTGCACCGCCCGAAACTGCTGATTCTGGACGAACCGTTTTCGGGTTTCGATCCGGTGAACGCAAATCTGATCAAAGACCAAATCCTGAACCTCAAGAAAAACGGCACTACGATTATTCTTTCTACGCACCGCATGGAAAGCGTAGAGGAAATGTGCGATTACGTTGCGCTGATCAATCAGGCGAAAAAAGTGCTGGACGGAAAAGTGTTCGATGTGCGTGAACAGTTTAAGAAAAATATTTTCAATGTAACGCTGGCAGATGTAAGTTTAGAGCGTTTTGAGCAGTTTAAAAAGCAATTCGACATTCACCATTTTTCAACGGAAAATGACCTGATTTCCTTTGATTTAAAAAACGACAGTGACCAGCATTTGCTTTTGAATGAAATGATGAAAGTCGGAAAAATCCGGTCATTTGACGAAAAAATTCCGAGCATGAATGAAGTCTTCATCAATGCTGTGAGCGGAAACCAAGCGGAAATTTTAATTTAA
- a CDS encoding DUF3575 domain-containing protein has protein sequence MKIFPFAFAAFFSFACKAQISDSTHSPKIYFKANALFLPGGIINAGAEYQLKEKVTLQADLLISPWKSFSGKPMQIYIAGLDARYYFKEAFKNWYLGANISASRYIMQKWNYWSDGPYQYRPESPVYVASDLYQVGFSAMLGATVGYQLQLNDLWNIDLFLGGGNVQSFYKGYHKKLGIRYDTDPTRNYNRSGEWMIYRGGVMIAYRIKNHEHKK, from the coding sequence TTGAAAATTTTCCCTTTCGCCTTCGCTGCGTTTTTCTCTTTCGCATGTAAAGCTCAAATCTCAGATTCCACCCATTCGCCAAAAATTTATTTTAAAGCAAATGCGCTTTTCTTACCGGGCGGAATCATCAATGCCGGTGCAGAATATCAGCTAAAAGAAAAAGTCACCCTTCAGGCAGATTTGCTTATTTCACCCTGGAAATCTTTCAGCGGGAAACCCATGCAGATTTATATTGCGGGATTGGACGCGCGCTATTATTTTAAGGAAGCCTTTAAAAACTGGTATCTCGGCGCCAATATTTCCGCTTCGCGTTACATCATGCAAAAATGGAATTACTGGAGCGATGGTCCTTATCAGTACCGGCCCGAATCACCGGTTTATGTCGCTTCCGATCTTTACCAGGTGGGTTTTTCGGCAATGTTGGGAGCAACAGTGGGCTATCAGCTTCAGCTGAACGACCTTTGGAATATAGATCTTTTTCTGGGCGGCGGCAACGTCCAAAGCTTCTACAAAGGATATCACAAAAAACTGGGAATCCGGTATGATACAGATCCCACCCGAAATTACAACCGCAGCGGCGAATGGATGATTTACCGCGGCGGCGTAATGATCGCCTACAGAATAAAAAACCATGAACATAAAAAGTAA
- a CDS encoding UDP-3-O-(3-hydroxymyristoyl)glucosamine N-acyltransferase: protein MTFAQPQTLQSIAELIGAQIVGDPDFPVLGTNEIHRVKSGDIVFVNHPKYYEKALKSAATIILIDKEVECPTGKALLVSSDPFGDFNKINLHFTKITNFGETLHDLEVGENTQIHPSVVIGNNVKIGSNCIIFPNVVIGDRTEIGDNVIIQSNTVLGGDAFYYRKKDGNFDRLVSVGNVVIGDHVEIGNNCTIDRGVTDSTVIGEGSVLDNQIQIGHDTVIGKKCLIASQTGIAGCCIIEDEVTIWGQVGMASGVRVETGTVLLAKCGVNRDLKKGTYFGPIAEEFKQYLRKEIKLKNLK, encoded by the coding sequence ATGACATTTGCACAACCTCAAACGCTGCAGTCTATTGCTGAATTAATTGGCGCTCAAATAGTGGGCGACCCGGATTTCCCCGTGCTTGGAACCAATGAAATTCACCGGGTGAAAAGCGGCGATATTGTATTTGTAAACCATCCAAAATATTACGAAAAAGCCCTGAAATCAGCGGCGACCATTATACTAATCGATAAAGAAGTCGAATGTCCTACTGGGAAGGCACTTTTGGTTTCCAGCGACCCTTTTGGCGATTTTAATAAAATCAATTTGCATTTTACTAAAATTACCAATTTTGGTGAAACGTTACACGATCTTGAAGTTGGTGAAAATACGCAGATTCACCCTTCTGTCGTCATCGGAAATAATGTAAAAATTGGCAGCAATTGCATCATTTTTCCAAATGTTGTAATTGGTGACCGCACAGAAATTGGTGACAATGTCATCATTCAATCGAACACTGTTTTGGGTGGAGATGCCTTTTATTACCGCAAAAAAGACGGAAATTTTGACCGCTTGGTTTCGGTCGGAAATGTCGTCATCGGTGATCATGTAGAAATCGGAAACAACTGTACCATTGATCGTGGTGTTACCGATTCCACAGTGATTGGCGAAGGTTCGGTTTTGGATAACCAAATTCAGATTGGGCACGATACCGTCATTGGAAAAAAATGCTTGATAGCTTCCCAAACCGGAATTGCAGGCTGTTGCATCATCGAAGATGAGGTAACAATTTGGGGACAGGTTGGCATGGCGTCGGGTGTTCGGGTGGAAACCGGCACGGTGCTTTTAGCAAAATGTGGCGTGAACCGTGATCTGAAAAAAGGAACATATTTCGGCCCGATTGCAGAAGAATTTAAGCAGTATTTACGCAAGGAAATCAAACTTAAAAATTTGAAATAA
- a CDS encoding bifunctional UDP-3-O-[3-hydroxymyristoyl] N-acetylglucosamine deacetylase/3-hydroxyacyl-ACP dehydratase, with the protein MSDKQKTLKEEVSLSGIGLHTGREVTLTIKPAKENTGFVFIRTDLEGRPHIEADVNYVTTTERGTTLEKLGVRIHTCEHLLAALVGCDIDNAILEMNSAEPPILDGSSKFFVEAIEKAGVEEQSAAREYLVVKEVLSYSDPATGSEITIIPSDSYEVTTMVDFGTKVLGTQNATLKDISEFKDEISAARTFSFLHELEMLLDAGLIKGGDISNAIVYVDKELTQETSEKLRKAFGKDEVSIRPNGILDNLTLNYPNEAARHKLLDVVGDLALVGVKIKGKVIANKPGHFVNTQFAKKLNRQWKLQKKKNVPDIDINKEPVYDINGIMRLMPHRPPFLLIDKILELSDSHVVGLKNVTMNEPYFVGHFPKEPVMPGVLQVEALAQTGGILVLASVPDPENYSTYFIKIDKVKFKKKVVPGDTMVFKIELISPIRRGIVHMQGFGYVGDSVVVEAELMAQVAKNKAD; encoded by the coding sequence ATGAGTGATAAGCAAAAAACTTTAAAAGAAGAAGTTTCCCTTTCCGGGATCGGACTTCATACCGGTCGCGAAGTTACCCTGACCATAAAACCTGCAAAAGAAAATACAGGTTTTGTTTTTATCCGGACCGACCTGGAAGGCAGGCCGCATATTGAAGCTGATGTGAATTATGTGACGACAACCGAGCGTGGGACAACTTTAGAAAAACTGGGCGTTCGCATTCACACCTGCGAGCACCTTTTAGCAGCTTTGGTGGGTTGTGATATCGACAATGCAATTCTGGAAATGAACAGCGCAGAACCGCCAATTTTAGACGGTTCTTCTAAGTTTTTTGTTGAAGCTATCGAAAAAGCGGGAGTTGAGGAACAATCGGCTGCCAGAGAATATTTGGTGGTTAAAGAAGTGCTTAGCTACAGTGATCCGGCAACAGGTTCGGAAATTACCATTATTCCGTCAGATTCTTATGAAGTGACGACAATGGTGGATTTTGGAACCAAAGTTTTAGGAACGCAAAACGCGACATTAAAAGATATTTCGGAGTTTAAAGATGAAATTTCTGCGGCACGAACCTTCAGTTTTTTGCATGAATTAGAAATGCTCCTGGATGCTGGCTTGATTAAAGGTGGCGATATTTCAAACGCTATCGTCTACGTTGACAAAGAATTAACGCAGGAAACATCAGAAAAATTAAGAAAAGCTTTCGGAAAAGATGAAGTTTCAATTCGCCCGAATGGAATTTTAGATAATCTTACTTTAAATTATCCTAATGAAGCGGCGCGTCACAAACTTCTAGATGTGGTGGGCGACTTAGCTTTGGTGGGAGTGAAAATAAAAGGTAAAGTAATTGCCAATAAACCTGGTCACTTCGTGAACACCCAGTTTGCGAAAAAACTGAACCGACAGTGGAAATTACAGAAAAAGAAAAACGTACCCGATATCGATATTAATAAAGAGCCGGTTTACGACATCAACGGAATTATGCGTTTGATGCCGCACCGTCCACCGTTTTTATTAATCGATAAAATCCTGGAACTCTCAGATTCTCACGTTGTCGGTTTGAAAAATGTGACGATGAATGAGCCTTATTTCGTAGGTCACTTTCCAAAAGAACCGGTAATGCCCGGTGTTCTTCAGGTAGAAGCCTTGGCACAGACGGGTGGAATTCTGGTTCTTGCCAGTGTTCCTGATCCCGAAAATTATTCAACCTATTTCATTAAAATTGACAAAGTTAAATTCAAGAAAAAAGTGGTGCCTGGTGATACCATGGTATTTAAGATAGAATTGATTTCACCCATCAGAAGAGGTATTGTGCATATGCAGGGCTTCGGTTATGTCGGCGACAGCGTTGTCGTAGAGGCAGAACTGATGGCTCAGGTAGCTAAAAATAAAGCGGACTAG
- a CDS encoding porin family protein, which produces MKKILLTSALVASVALSAQIDFSSTRFGVTGGGTYSRITNAHNPSGALFSGYGGILALIPVDSRDQFYLQPGIEYLGAGESGKNKDFKGSSGYDAVYANNYISVPLYFKGYFSEAASEFFALAGPKFNFLVSQKVTDVPASRPYYGIEELPQYPGVNGKASSFNMALGFGVGFSYLRKLELTARYDLGLSNTYKGLMNEPGTDPSIAKKKTEQVVSAGLSYIFN; this is translated from the coding sequence ATGAAAAAAATTCTTTTAACTTCTGCGTTGGTCGCTTCAGTTGCTTTATCGGCGCAAATCGATTTCAGCAGTACGCGCTTCGGCGTCACCGGCGGCGGCACATATTCGCGAATCACCAATGCACATAATCCGTCAGGAGCTTTATTTTCGGGTTACGGTGGTATTTTGGCGCTGATTCCGGTCGACAGCCGTGACCAGTTTTACCTGCAGCCGGGAATCGAATATTTGGGCGCGGGTGAATCAGGGAAAAATAAAGATTTTAAAGGATCCAGCGGTTACGATGCTGTTTATGCAAATAATTACATCAGCGTGCCCCTGTATTTTAAAGGTTATTTTTCAGAAGCTGCCTCAGAATTTTTTGCCCTTGCAGGACCGAAATTTAATTTTTTGGTAAGCCAGAAAGTTACGGATGTACCCGCTTCCCGACCTTATTATGGAATTGAGGAACTGCCGCAATATCCGGGAGTTAATGGTAAAGCCAGCAGCTTCAATATGGCGCTTGGCTTTGGAGTTGGCTTTTCGTACTTGCGGAAACTCGAGCTTACCGCGCGCTATGATTTGGGACTTTCAAACACCTACAAAGGTCTGATGAACGAGCCGGGCACCGATCCGAGCATCGCGAAAAAGAAAACCGAACAGGTCGTAAGTGCCGGACTGAGCTATATATTTAATTAA
- the efp gene encoding elongation factor P translates to MATSNDIKKGMCIEYSNDIFKIIEFLHVKPGKGPAFVRTKMKSVTNGKVLDNTFSAGHKIDEVKVTTRKFQYLYEDDNGYHFMNNEDFSQIYLDKEMIENAQFMKAGEEVTIILKEADESPLSAEIPPTVYLDVIEADPGVKGNTATNALKNAIVETGARVMVPLFIEAGDKIKVNTEDGSYLERVK, encoded by the coding sequence ATGGCAACAAGCAACGATATTAAAAAAGGAATGTGTATCGAATACAGCAACGATATCTTCAAAATCATTGAATTTTTACACGTAAAACCCGGAAAAGGACCCGCTTTCGTAAGAACAAAAATGAAATCAGTAACCAACGGAAAAGTGTTGGACAATACTTTTTCTGCGGGACATAAAATTGACGAAGTAAAAGTAACCACACGTAAATTCCAGTATTTATACGAAGATGACAACGGTTACCACTTTATGAATAATGAGGATTTTTCTCAAATCTATTTAGATAAGGAAATGATTGAAAACGCGCAGTTTATGAAAGCTGGCGAAGAAGTTACAATCATTTTAAAAGAAGCTGATGAATCTCCACTTTCTGCGGAAATTCCACCAACAGTTTATTTGGATGTTATCGAAGCTGATCCGGGCGTAAAAGGAAATACCGCGACTAACGCACTGAAAAATGCGATTGTCGAAACCGGTGCGCGTGTAATGGTTCCTTTGTTCATCGAGGCGGGTGATAAAATTAAAGTCAACACCGAAGACGGTTCTTATCTGGAAAGAGTAAAATAA
- a CDS encoding thioredoxin fold domain-containing protein: protein MKKLLSTFLLFSFLFSFSQQSIAFENGSFKEILAKAKKEKKLVFLDAYASWCGPCKLMEKNIFTLPAVKAYYDANFINARIDMEKGEGREIAAKYSVRSYPSFLFLNGDGELVMQNFGYMGEADFLTIAKEANNPKLAGNSMKELFEKGEKDPEFLLNFMKRYAESDYELAKKGSERYFANKTTAEFTRDEVGLLLYFLKSPSDANYQIFKAKKDQISKILSPEVYQQFDANIKISKVMENSLDQKTGLIDDEYFFKNAIPLIGQKDAETALARMKVIYYENIGNFPEYEKAALIYYKNADDFDPQELLQPAWNFAQHVENKDSLKKAQEWAEKSVMKGETPENTYILARIYAKNGKKTEAKTYAELSKNLSENQGKDASLATELLKSLK, encoded by the coding sequence ATGAAAAAATTACTGTCCACGTTCCTTTTATTTTCCTTTTTATTTTCGTTTTCACAACAGTCAATTGCTTTTGAAAATGGTTCTTTCAAAGAAATTTTAGCCAAAGCCAAAAAAGAAAAAAAGCTCGTTTTTCTTGATGCCTACGCCTCGTGGTGCGGTCCATGTAAACTCATGGAAAAAAATATTTTCACGCTTCCGGCGGTAAAAGCTTATTACGATGCCAACTTCATCAATGCGCGTATTGATATGGAAAAAGGTGAAGGCCGTGAAATCGCTGCAAAATATTCCGTGCGCTCCTACCCTTCTTTTCTGTTTTTAAATGGCGACGGCGAGCTGGTGATGCAGAATTTTGGCTACATGGGCGAAGCCGACTTTTTAACCATAGCAAAAGAAGCCAACAACCCCAAACTTGCCGGAAATTCCATGAAAGAACTTTTTGAAAAAGGTGAAAAAGATCCGGAGTTTTTGCTGAATTTTATGAAACGCTACGCCGAAAGTGACTATGAACTGGCGAAAAAGGGTTCTGAAAGATATTTTGCAAACAAGACGACAGCTGAATTTACCCGCGATGAAGTTGGCTTGCTTCTGTATTTTTTAAAGTCACCTTCCGATGCAAATTACCAAATTTTTAAGGCCAAAAAAGACCAAATTTCTAAAATTTTATCTCCAGAAGTTTATCAGCAGTTTGATGCAAACATCAAAATTTCCAAGGTGATGGAAAATTCTTTAGATCAAAAAACAGGTCTGATTGATGACGAATATTTCTTCAAAAATGCCATTCCGCTTATCGGTCAAAAAGACGCGGAAACTGCCTTGGCCAGGATGAAAGTAATTTATTACGAAAACATCGGAAACTTTCCCGAGTACGAAAAAGCTGCACTCATTTACTATAAAAACGCTGACGATTTTGATCCGCAGGAATTATTACAGCCAGCCTGGAATTTTGCGCAACATGTGGAAAATAAAGACTCACTTAAGAAAGCTCAGGAATGGGCAGAAAAATCGGTGATGAAAGGAGAGACGCCGGAAAATACATATATTCTGGCAAGAATCTACGCGAAAAACGGCAAAAAGACCGAAGCAAAAACCTACGCAGAACTTTCAAAAAATCTTTCCGAAAACCAGGGAAAAGACGCCAGCCTCGCCACCGAACTTTTAAAAAGCTTAAAATAA
- the sucD gene encoding succinate--CoA ligase subunit alpha gives MSVLVNKDSKVIVQGFTGNEGTFHASQMIEYGTNVVGGVTPGKGGSEHLGKPVFNTVADAVEKAGANVSIIFVPPAFAADAIMEAAEAGIKVIVCITEGIPVADMVKVKEYLVGTGSRLIGPNCPGIITSDEAKIGIMPGFVFKKGKVGIVSKSGTLTYEAADQVVKAGYGVSTAIGIGGDPIIGTTTKEALELFINDPETEAVVMIGEIGGNLEAEAARWYKESGSKKPVVGFIAGQTAPKGRTMGHAGAIVGGADDTAQAKMAIMRENGINVVDSPAEIGSTVAKVLG, from the coding sequence ATGTCAGTATTAGTAAACAAAGATTCTAAAGTAATCGTACAGGGTTTTACCGGAAACGAAGGAACTTTCCACGCAAGTCAGATGATTGAATACGGAACCAACGTTGTAGGCGGTGTAACTCCCGGGAAAGGTGGCTCTGAACATTTGGGAAAACCTGTTTTCAACACGGTAGCTGACGCTGTAGAAAAAGCGGGAGCCAACGTAAGTATTATTTTCGTTCCGCCTGCGTTTGCAGCAGACGCGATTATGGAAGCTGCTGAAGCCGGAATCAAAGTGATCGTATGTATTACCGAAGGAATTCCTGTTGCTGATATGGTAAAAGTTAAGGAATATTTAGTGGGTACAGGTTCCCGATTAATCGGACCAAACTGCCCTGGAATTATCACTTCCGACGAAGCTAAAATCGGTATTATGCCAGGTTTCGTTTTCAAAAAAGGTAAAGTAGGTATCGTTTCAAAATCCGGAACTTTAACTTACGAAGCTGCTGACCAGGTTGTAAAAGCCGGTTACGGTGTTTCTACTGCAATCGGAATTGGTGGTGACCCAATCATCGGAACCACTACCAAAGAAGCTTTGGAGCTTTTCATCAACGATCCGGAAACTGAAGCAGTGGTAATGATCGGTGAAATCGGTGGAAACCTGGAAGCTGAAGCTGCACGTTGGTATAAAGAATCAGGTTCTAAAAAACCGGTTGTTGGTTTCATCGCAGGACAAACTGCACCAAAAGGCCGTACAATGGGTCACGCGGGTGCGATCGTTGGTGGTGCCGATGATACCGCTCAGGCGAAAATGGCAATCATGAGAGAAAACGGAATCAACGTGGTAGATTCTCCGGCTGAAATCGGTTCTACTGTTGCAAAAGTTTTAGGATAA
- the lpxA gene encoding acyl-ACP--UDP-N-acetylglucosamine O-acyltransferase — protein MIHQLAAVDKRAIVHKNVTIEPFTTIAGDVEIGEGTWIGPNVTIMDGARIGKNCRIFPGTVISAIPQDLKFDGEDTQVIIGDGTTLRECVTVNRGTKASGHTILGKDCLIMATSHIAHDCIIGNNVIIVNGCGIAGHVEIGDYTVMGGLSAVHQFGKIGKHVMISGGTLVRKDIPPYVKVAREPMTYAGINSIGLRRRGFNNEKIFEIQKIYRAIFQMKMNVSQAASYIEKEMLPTVERDEILEFIRNSPRGIVKGYGTGKD, from the coding sequence ATGATTCACCAATTAGCTGCCGTTGACAAACGCGCAATTGTTCACAAAAACGTGACCATCGAACCTTTTACCACCATCGCGGGCGATGTGGAAATAGGCGAGGGCACCTGGATTGGCCCCAATGTCACCATTATGGATGGCGCGCGAATCGGCAAAAATTGCCGCATTTTTCCGGGGACGGTAATTTCCGCAATTCCACAGGATTTGAAATTCGACGGCGAAGACACGCAGGTGATTATCGGTGACGGAACTACTTTACGCGAATGCGTTACCGTAAACCGCGGTACCAAAGCTTCAGGGCACACGATCTTAGGCAAAGACTGCCTGATTATGGCAACCTCACATATTGCACATGACTGCATCATCGGAAATAATGTAATAATCGTAAACGGCTGTGGCATAGCAGGACACGTCGAAATTGGTGATTACACCGTAATGGGCGGACTTTCCGCGGTTCATCAGTTCGGTAAAATCGGGAAACACGTCATGATTTCCGGTGGAACTTTGGTTCGAAAGGATATTCCACCTTACGTGAAGGTCGCCCGCGAGCCGATGACGTACGCGGGAATCAACTCGATTGGTTTGCGCAGACGAGGTTTTAACAACGAGAAAATATTCGAAATCCAGAAGATTTACCGCGCTATTTTTCAGATGAAAATGAACGTTTCGCAAGCGGCAAGTTACATTGAAAAAGAAATGCTGCCCACTGTGGAACGCGACGAAATTTTGGAATTCATCCGCAACTCTCCACGTGGAATTGTGAAAGGCTACGGTACGGGAAAAGATTAG